In a genomic window of Pseudomonas oryzihabitans:
- a CDS encoding DUF3140 domain-containing protein yields MTTKKPSDDDKKELRSEFKQVVNMTPTQLRRWLSGDTSKGVGMTKGGKKVTAANDGKAVGHAMGERILEIKGKRQAELEDDDYQAMRKVIGYVHRHLKQRPEGDIEDSRWRKSLMNWGHDPLRDKRSA; encoded by the coding sequence ATGACTACCAAGAAACCCTCCGACGACGACAAGAAGGAACTGCGCAGCGAATTCAAGCAGGTGGTCAATATGACGCCCACCCAGCTGCGCAGATGGCTCAGCGGTGATACCAGCAAGGGCGTGGGCATGACCAAGGGCGGCAAGAAGGTCACCGCGGCCAACGACGGCAAGGCCGTGGGGCATGCCATGGGCGAGCGCATCCTGGAGATCAAGGGCAAGCGTCAGGCCGAGCTGGAAGATGATGACTACCAAGCCATGCGCAAGGTGATCGGCTACGTGCATCGGCATCTCAAGCAGCGGCCGGAGGGCGATATCGAGGATTCGCGCTGGCGCAAGTCGCTGATGAACTGGGGCCATGATCCCTTGCGTGACAAGCGCAGTGCCTGA
- a CDS encoding EamA family transporter: MSPRDLLLALVVILAWGVNFVVIKLGLQGVPPMLLGALRFCLAAFPAILFVRRPQVSWRLLLAYGLTISLGQFAFLFSAMYVGMPAGLASLVLQAQAFFTLAFAASLLGEKVRRASLVGLLVAALGLLLIGSEHGVSMTLAGFLLTLAAAAMWGLGNIVTKQIGKVDMLGLVVWGSLIPPIPFFILSWLLEGPERMAAALSSLSGNSLFAIVYLAFIATLLGYGIWSRLLSRYPAGQVAPFSLLVPVVGLSSAAVLLGEQMTIQQELGGLAVMLGLLINVFGGRWLDARGNVSRNA, from the coding sequence ATGTCACCCAGGGATCTACTGCTGGCGTTGGTCGTCATTCTGGCCTGGGGGGTGAACTTCGTTGTCATCAAGCTTGGCCTGCAGGGCGTGCCCCCCATGTTGCTGGGCGCTCTGAGGTTCTGTCTGGCCGCCTTCCCGGCCATTCTCTTCGTCCGGCGGCCCCAGGTATCCTGGCGACTGTTGCTGGCTTATGGGTTGACCATTTCCCTTGGCCAGTTCGCCTTTCTGTTTTCGGCCATGTATGTGGGCATGCCGGCCGGCCTGGCCTCGCTGGTGTTGCAAGCCCAGGCTTTCTTTACCCTGGCCTTCGCCGCCAGCCTGCTCGGTGAAAAGGTGCGGCGCGCCAGCCTCGTTGGCTTGCTGGTAGCCGCCCTGGGCCTGTTGCTGATCGGCTCCGAGCATGGCGTGAGCATGACCCTGGCCGGTTTTCTGCTGACCCTGGCGGCAGCGGCCATGTGGGGACTGGGCAACATTGTCACCAAGCAGATCGGCAAGGTCGACATGCTCGGCCTGGTGGTCTGGGGCAGCCTGATTCCGCCCATTCCCTTCTTCATCCTGTCCTGGCTGCTCGAAGGACCGGAGCGGATGGCTGCGGCGCTGTCCTCGTTGTCGGGCAATTCCCTGTTCGCCATCGTCTATCTCGCCTTCATCGCCACGCTGCTGGGCTACGGTATCTGGAGCCGCTTGCTGTCGCGCTATCCGGCCGGCCAGGTGGCGCCTTTCTCCTTGCTGGTACCTGTGGTGGGACTGAGCTCGGCGGCCGTGCTGCTGGGTGAGCAGATGACCATCCAGCAGGAACTGGGTGGTCTGGCGGTGATGCTGGGCTTGCTGATCAATGTCTTCGGCGGTCGTTGGCTGGATGCCCGCGGTAATGTCTCGCGCAATGCATGA
- a CDS encoding DeoR/GlpR family DNA-binding transcription regulator, which yields MNAAIHLPEERQAAILALLRERGRVLSAELAETWGISEDSVRRDLRELARQGLCRRVYGGALSLLTPPEALPTRIGQDEAAKQALGQAAAALVQCGQLLLLDAGSTNLAIAQALPLDHDLTVATNAPLIAAALLQRPGIRVLMIGGLAAPESGACLGARALRDLRAIRADLAFLGTCALALETGVTGFDLEEAEFKAAVAEQSTRVAVAVTAEKLDSVAFYHVLDLDRVNHLVVEAELSEERLQPYRDAGLHLHQAKRDR from the coding sequence ATGAATGCAGCCATTCACCTACCCGAAGAGCGGCAAGCCGCGATCCTGGCGCTGCTGCGTGAGCGTGGCCGGGTGCTGTCGGCCGAGCTGGCCGAGACCTGGGGCATTTCCGAAGACAGCGTGAGGCGCGACCTGCGCGAACTCGCGCGCCAGGGCTTGTGTCGGCGGGTCTATGGCGGGGCGCTCTCGTTGTTGACGCCACCGGAGGCGCTCCCGACCCGCATCGGTCAGGACGAGGCGGCCAAGCAGGCACTGGGGCAGGCGGCTGCGGCCTTGGTGCAGTGCGGGCAACTGCTGCTGCTGGATGCCGGCTCGACCAATCTGGCCATCGCCCAGGCCTTGCCTCTCGATCACGACCTGACCGTGGCCACCAATGCCCCGCTGATCGCCGCGGCGCTGTTGCAGCGCCCGGGCATCCGGGTGCTGATGATCGGCGGGCTGGCCGCGCCGGAGTCGGGGGCCTGCCTGGGCGCGCGGGCGCTGCGCGATCTACGGGCGATACGGGCTGACCTGGCCTTCCTCGGCACCTGCGCCCTGGCGCTGGAGACCGGGGTGACCGGCTTCGATCTGGAAGAGGCCGAGTTCAAGGCTGCGGTGGCGGAGCAAAGCACCAGGGTGGCCGTCGCAGTGACCGCCGAGAAACTCGACAGCGTGGCTTTCTATCACGTGCTGGACCTCGACCGGGTGAACCATCTGGTGGTGGAGGCCGAGCTGAGTGAGGAACGCTTGCAGCCCTATAGAGACGCCGGGCTGCACCTGCACCAGGCCAAGCGCGACCGCTAA
- a CDS encoding MFS transporter, whose product MTSAVLRRQRRATFTVFLANGCGIGGWAAAIPELKRDLALGDGQLSLVLLAVALGAMLTMPFAGVLVPRLGGTGRLTRCSILAFVLVLSWPGAAPSLAWLLPCALLLGACNGLIDVAMNAHASDVESRWDGPLMSSFHAAFSLGGFLGAGLGALVLHLGASAFAVLLTAALVALVLALPAALALDEGDRSPVSHALRLPDRRVLALGLIALGCLMLEGAMTDWSAVYLDQVGGATPVVATLGYAAFSLTMLIGRLCGDGIRRRFGGPQVISGGALLATLGLAVAVLLPAPWTAILGFALVGLGLSNVVPAAFSAAGQVAETPATGIAMTATAGYLGFLLGPPLIGAVAGQVGLRGSLLLLTLIGVAVALLALRQRKT is encoded by the coding sequence ATGACCTCTGCCGTACTGCGTCGCCAACGTCGGGCCACCTTTACCGTCTTTCTCGCCAATGGCTGCGGGATCGGCGGTTGGGCGGCGGCCATTCCCGAGCTCAAGCGCGATCTGGCGCTGGGAGACGGCCAGCTCAGTCTGGTACTGCTCGCCGTCGCCCTGGGCGCCATGCTCACCATGCCCTTCGCCGGCGTGCTGGTGCCGCGCCTGGGTGGTACCGGGCGGCTCACCCGCTGCAGCATCCTGGCCTTCGTGCTGGTGCTGAGCTGGCCGGGGGCCGCGCCGTCGCTCGCCTGGCTGTTGCCCTGCGCGCTGTTGCTGGGCGCCTGCAATGGGCTGATCGACGTGGCCATGAATGCTCATGCCAGCGATGTGGAAAGTCGCTGGGACGGCCCCCTGATGTCGTCTTTCCATGCCGCCTTCAGCCTGGGCGGCTTTCTCGGGGCCGGCCTGGGGGCGCTGGTGCTGCATCTGGGGGCTTCGGCCTTTGCGGTGCTCCTGACGGCCGCGCTGGTGGCGTTGGTGTTGGCCCTGCCGGCTGCCCTGGCGCTGGACGAGGGGGATCGCAGCCCGGTGAGCCACGCCTTGCGGCTACCGGATCGGCGCGTGCTGGCGTTGGGCTTGATCGCCCTGGGGTGCCTGATGCTGGAAGGCGCCATGACCGACTGGAGCGCCGTCTACCTGGACCAGGTGGGCGGGGCGACACCGGTGGTCGCGACCCTCGGCTATGCCGCCTTTTCGCTGACCATGCTGATCGGGCGCCTCTGTGGCGATGGCATCCGGCGGCGCTTCGGTGGACCCCAGGTGATCTCTGGAGGTGCGCTGCTGGCCACTCTGGGACTGGCCGTGGCGGTCCTGCTGCCGGCGCCCTGGACGGCGATCCTGGGCTTCGCCCTGGTCGGCCTGGGCCTCTCCAATGTGGTGCCGGCCGCTTTCAGCGCCGCGGGCCAGGTGGCCGAGACCCCGGCCACTGGCATTGCCATGACCGCTACCGCCGGCTACCTGGGGTTCCTGCTCGGCCCACCGCTGATCGGCGCCGTGGCGGGGCAGGTGGGACTAAGGGGCAGCCTGCTGCTGCTGACCCTGATCGGGGTGGCGGTGGCGCTGCTGGCGCTGCGCCAGCGCAAGACGTGA
- a CDS encoding AsmA family protein, with the protein MTRPRKILAWLLGIILLLLLVLVVVLATFDWNRLKPTLNEQVSSALHRPFAIEGNLGVVWQREPDQGGWRAWIPWPHIAAEDLTLGNPDWAKEKTFVHLDRVQLRISPLALLAKQIYIPRIALTRPVVNAQRLADGRNSWTFETAEKEPKAEPSAWTVDIGTIGFDAGQVSFDDAQTATQLRARITSLDAPIAYADLVGKQGTSRQRANVKQTQAFQFAVAVEGRYKQVPVSGRGQIGGLLALQDAATPFPIQLDARAGETRVQLFGTLTDPRRLGALDLHLVLEGKSLAQLYPLTGVTLPETAPYATDGHLTVKLNDPAGARFSYEDFNGRVGKSDLHGDVLFTSGQPRPKLSGTLRSDQLLFEDLAPLIGADTKEQQVAKGETSKQPANKVLPVSEFRTERWRAMDADVRFTGKRIVQNAQLPITDLNTHVRLTDGVLLLDPLRFGVAGGDLNTTVRLEGNKTPMPGRVDLHVRRVKLNQLFPAVETMKRSMGELNGDATLSGTGNSVAALLGTSDGELKLLMNDGRISRSLMELAGLNVGNYLVDRLFGDDEVEINCAVADLDFKKGLVTPQVFVLDTENALINVTGSINLATEQLDLTIDPHSKGLRIFSLRSPLYVRGTLKNPSPGVKALPLAARGAAAALLATFAAPAAGLLALVAPSNEQGAQCSALLQQMRAGR; encoded by the coding sequence ATGACGCGCCCACGCAAGATCCTCGCCTGGTTGCTGGGAATCATCCTGCTGCTGCTCTTGGTGCTGGTGGTGGTATTGGCCACCTTCGACTGGAATCGACTCAAGCCGACCCTCAACGAGCAGGTGTCGAGCGCCTTGCACCGGCCGTTTGCCATCGAGGGCAATCTGGGCGTGGTCTGGCAACGTGAGCCCGACCAGGGTGGCTGGCGCGCCTGGATTCCCTGGCCGCACATCGCCGCCGAAGACCTGACCCTCGGCAATCCGGACTGGGCCAAGGAGAAGACCTTCGTCCATCTCGACCGGGTGCAGCTAAGGATCTCGCCGCTGGCGCTGCTGGCCAAGCAGATCTACATCCCGCGCATCGCTCTCACCCGGCCGGTAGTCAATGCCCAACGCCTCGCCGATGGCCGCAACAGCTGGACCTTCGAGACCGCCGAGAAGGAGCCCAAGGCCGAGCCTTCGGCCTGGACGGTGGACATCGGCACCATCGGTTTCGATGCCGGCCAGGTCAGTTTCGACGATGCCCAGACCGCGACCCAGCTGCGTGCGCGGATTACCTCGCTGGATGCACCCATCGCCTACGCCGATCTGGTCGGCAAGCAGGGCACCTCGCGCCAGCGGGCCAACGTCAAGCAGACCCAGGCCTTCCAGTTCGCCGTGGCGGTGGAGGGTCGCTACAAGCAGGTACCGGTCAGCGGCCGTGGCCAGATCGGCGGGCTGCTGGCGCTGCAGGATGCCGCTACGCCGTTCCCGATCCAGCTCGACGCCCGCGCCGGGGAGACCCGCGTCCAGCTGTTCGGCACCCTGACCGATCCGCGGCGCCTGGGCGCGCTGGACCTGCATCTGGTGCTGGAAGGCAAGAGCCTGGCGCAGCTCTATCCGCTGACCGGCGTCACCCTGCCGGAGACGGCGCCCTATGCCACCGATGGCCATCTCACGGTCAAGCTCAACGATCCGGCCGGTGCCCGTTTCAGCTACGAAGACTTCAATGGCCGGGTGGGCAAGAGCGACTTGCACGGCGACGTACTGTTCACCAGTGGCCAGCCGCGACCCAAGCTCAGCGGCACCCTGAGGTCCGATCAGTTGCTGTTCGAAGACCTGGCACCGCTGATCGGTGCCGATACCAAGGAGCAGCAAGTCGCCAAGGGTGAGACCAGCAAGCAGCCGGCGAACAAGGTATTGCCGGTATCCGAATTCCGCACCGAGCGCTGGCGGGCCATGGATGCGGACGTCCGCTTCACCGGCAAGCGCATCGTGCAGAACGCGCAACTGCCGATCACCGATCTCAACACCCATGTCCGCCTGACCGACGGGGTATTGCTGCTCGATCCCCTGCGCTTCGGGGTGGCGGGGGGCGACCTGAACACCACGGTGCGCCTGGAGGGCAACAAGACGCCCATGCCGGGGCGGGTCGATCTGCACGTGCGCCGGGTCAAGCTGAACCAGTTGTTCCCCGCCGTGGAAACCATGAAGCGCAGCATGGGTGAGCTCAATGGCGATGCGACCCTGAGCGGCACCGGCAATTCGGTGGCGGCCCTGCTCGGCACCAGTGACGGCGAGCTCAAGCTGCTGATGAACGATGGCCGAATCAGCCGCAGCCTGATGGAACTGGCCGGTCTCAACGTGGGCAACTACCTGGTCGACCGCCTGTTCGGTGATGACGAGGTGGAGATCAACTGTGCGGTTGCCGATCTCGACTTCAAGAAGGGTCTGGTGACGCCCCAGGTGTTCGTGCTCGACACCGAGAACGCCCTGATCAACGTCACGGGCAGCATCAACCTGGCGACCGAACAGCTGGATCTCACCATAGATCCCCACAGCAAGGGGCTGCGCATCTTCTCCCTACGCTCGCCGCTCTATGTGCGCGGCACCCTGAAGAATCCTTCGCCAGGCGTGAAGGCGCTGCCGCTAGCCGCACGCGGCGCGGCGGCGGCCTTGCTGGCGACCTTCGCTGCACCGGCCGCTGGCCTGCTGGCGCTGGTGGCGCCGAGCAACGAGCAGGGCGCCCAATGCAGTGCGCTGTTGCAGCAGATGCGGGCGGGGCGTTGA
- a CDS encoding YgdI/YgdR family lipoprotein, with translation MSRGLRCGLLALVVLGLAACSTETVVTLQDGTQYITEDRPNTKTADGFYEFTDVAGRHVRVKASDVATIKAED, from the coding sequence ATGAGTCGCGGTCTGCGCTGTGGATTGCTGGCGCTGGTCGTACTGGGCCTTGCTGCCTGTTCCACCGAGACAGTGGTGACCTTGCAGGATGGCACCCAGTACATCACCGAGGATAGACCTAATACCAAGACGGCCGACGGCTTCTATGAATTCACCGACGTGGCGGGTCGCCATGTACGGGTGAAGGCGAGTGACGTGGCCACCATCAAAGCGGAAGACTGA
- a CDS encoding Rho termination factor N-terminal domain-containing protein: protein MPRGDKSKYSDKQERKAEHIEESYEKKGVSKDEAEARAWATVNKQSGGGEKAGSGKSKSGTAKRADRKDSARRAVATKQGQSPNSGRSSARRSRSGSTSLSDLTRDELVKKAAEQNVRGRSRMKKDELIRALS, encoded by the coding sequence ATGCCCCGCGGCGACAAGTCCAAGTACAGCGACAAACAGGAACGCAAGGCCGAGCACATCGAGGAGAGCTACGAGAAGAAGGGCGTCTCCAAGGATGAAGCCGAAGCGCGGGCCTGGGCGACGGTGAACAAGCAGTCCGGCGGTGGCGAAAAGGCGGGCTCCGGCAAGAGCAAGAGCGGTACCGCCAAGCGCGCGGATCGCAAGGACTCGGCCCGGCGTGCGGTGGCGACCAAGCAGGGGCAATCGCCCAACAGCGGCCGCTCCTCGGCGCGGCGCTCCCGTAGCGGCAGCACCTCGCTTAGTGACCTGACCCGCGATGAGCTGGTGAAAAAGGCGGCTGAACAGAATGTGCGCGGCCGTTCGCGGATGAAGAAGGACGAGCTGATTCGCGCCCTGAGCTGA
- a CDS encoding class I SAM-dependent rRNA methyltransferase: MTLPRLRLKANADRRLRAGHLWVYSNEVDVVATPLTAFEPGDQAILETTSGKPLGVVALSPNNLICARLFSRDTGYELDKSLLVHRFKVALSLRERLFGSHCYRLVYGDSDLLPGLVVDRFNDILVVQIASATMERQRDAILAALLQVFKPQGVLWKNDGSARAAEGLGSYVEVAYGEVPDWVALEENGVRFEAPVREGQKTGWFYDHRLNRARLAPYVEGKRVLDLFSYIGGWGVQAAAFGASEVMCVDASGFALDGVERNATLNGLAEKLVCVEGDVFEALKELKAGDERFDVIVADPPAFIKKRKDLKNGEAAYRRLNEQAMRLLNKDGILVSASCSMHLPEDDLQNILLGSARHLDRNLQILERGAQGPDHPVHPAIPETRYIKSLTCRLLPS, encoded by the coding sequence ATGACCCTGCCTCGCCTGCGCCTCAAAGCCAATGCCGACCGCCGTTTGCGCGCCGGGCACCTCTGGGTGTACAGCAACGAGGTGGACGTCGTCGCCACGCCGCTCACCGCCTTCGAGCCGGGCGACCAAGCCATCCTGGAAACCACCAGCGGCAAGCCGCTGGGCGTGGTGGCCCTGTCGCCCAACAACCTCATCTGCGCCCGCCTGTTCTCCCGTGACACCGGCTACGAGCTGGACAAGTCGCTGCTGGTGCATCGCTTCAAGGTCGCCCTGAGCCTGCGCGAGCGGCTATTCGGCAGCCACTGCTATCGCCTGGTCTACGGCGATTCGGACCTCTTGCCCGGCCTGGTGGTGGATCGCTTCAACGACATCCTGGTGGTGCAGATCGCCTCGGCGACCATGGAACGCCAGCGCGACGCCATCCTCGCCGCCCTGCTGCAGGTGTTCAAACCCCAGGGCGTGCTGTGGAAGAACGATGGCAGCGCCCGCGCCGCCGAAGGCCTCGGCAGCTACGTGGAAGTCGCCTACGGCGAGGTGCCCGACTGGGTGGCGCTGGAAGAGAACGGCGTGCGCTTCGAAGCCCCGGTGCGCGAAGGCCAGAAGACCGGCTGGTTCTATGACCACCGCCTGAATCGTGCGCGCCTGGCGCCCTATGTCGAAGGCAAGCGGGTGCTCGACCTGTTCAGCTACATCGGTGGCTGGGGCGTGCAGGCCGCGGCCTTCGGCGCCAGCGAAGTCATGTGCGTGGACGCCTCGGGCTTCGCCCTGGATGGCGTAGAGCGCAATGCCACCCTCAATGGCCTGGCGGAAAAGCTGGTGTGCGTCGAAGGCGATGTCTTCGAGGCGCTCAAGGAGCTCAAGGCCGGTGACGAGCGTTTCGACGTCATCGTCGCCGACCCGCCCGCCTTCATCAAGAAGCGCAAGGACCTGAAGAACGGCGAGGCCGCCTATCGCCGCCTCAACGAACAGGCCATGCGCCTGCTCAACAAGGACGGCATCCTGGTCAGCGCCTCCTGCTCCATGCACCTGCCGGAAGATGACCTGCAGAACATCCTGCTCGGCAGCGCCCGTCATCTGGATCGCAACCTGCAGATCCTCGAACGCGGCGCCCAGGGCCCGGACCACCCGGTACACCCGGCGATCCCGGAAACCCGCTACATCAAGAGCCTGACCTGCCGCCTGCTGCCCAGCTAA
- the cueR gene encoding Cu(I)-responsive transcriptional regulator, which translates to MNIGQAAKASGLTPKMLRYYERIGLLAPAGRTDSGYRQYGAEDLRVLAFVRRSRELGFSLEEIRQLLSLWQDRQRASADVKALAKRHIAELDLKIAELSRLRSTLGDLVSCCHGDTRPDCPILDTLGG; encoded by the coding sequence ATGAACATCGGCCAGGCCGCCAAGGCCAGCGGGCTCACCCCCAAGATGCTGCGTTACTACGAGCGAATCGGGCTGCTGGCCCCCGCCGGCCGGACCGACAGCGGCTATCGCCAGTACGGCGCGGAAGACCTGCGGGTGCTGGCCTTCGTCCGTCGCTCGCGGGAGCTGGGCTTCAGCCTGGAAGAGATCCGCCAGTTGCTCAGCCTCTGGCAGGACCGGCAACGCGCCAGCGCCGACGTCAAGGCACTGGCCAAGCGGCACATCGCCGAACTGGATCTGAAGATCGCCGAGCTGAGCCGCCTGCGCAGCACCCTGGGCGACCTGGTCTCCTGCTGCCATGGCGATACCCGCCCCGACTGCCCCATCCTCGATACGCTCGGCGGCTGA
- a CDS encoding heavy metal translocating P-type ATPase, whose translation MTEVPMHDFELSITGMTCAACAGRVERALQKVPTVTAAGVNLASEKARVSAPAEAAPALAEAVSAAGYQVAEAEHDLALSGMSCASCAGRIEKALRAVPGVLSAEVNLASERARVKTLAAVETQTLIGAVEAAGYGAQDRLAEADGPVARKGLPWEPLELALALLLATPLVLPMLLAPLGWHLMPPAWLQFLLATPVQFLVGARFYRGAWHALRARSGNMDVLVALGTSAAYGLSLYLWLVKDSPHLYFETAAMVIALVRLGKYLEARAKRRTGAALRALEALRPEQARRLDANGNAEDVALNRLRLGDRLQIRPGERIPADGRIRQGESQVDEALLTGESRPVAKGPGDEVVGGAINGEGNLEIEVTALGGESVLAGIIRLVEDAQATKAPIQQLVDRISRIFVPVVVSLAFVTLLGWLLTGHSLETALLAAVAVLVIACPCALGLATPAALMAGTGVAARHGILIKDAETLERAQGVTTVVFDKTGTLTAGQLSLRQLATAPGIEERELLSLAGSLQRGSEHPLAAAVLAACRERGLDTPPASDVRALPGRGLAGSWQMRPLLLGNARLLGEQGQDAGALAETARAWEDQGLTLSWLLETGVQSRVLGLLAFGDEVRPGAAAAIAQLRADGIDSWLLTGDNRGSARQVAATLGIEHWEAEVLPADKAAVVARLQGTRGGVAMVGDGLNDAPALAAAELGIAMGSGTAAARHAAGITLLQEDPRQVVAALDIARRTQRKIRQNLFWAFIYNVIGLPLAALGLLDPVYAGTAMAFSSVSVLANALLLGRWRPSGDHPS comes from the coding sequence ATGACAGAGGTCCCCATGCACGACTTCGAACTCTCCATCACCGGTATGACCTGCGCGGCCTGCGCCGGGCGGGTCGAGCGAGCCCTGCAGAAGGTGCCAACGGTCACCGCCGCGGGCGTCAACCTGGCCAGCGAAAAGGCGCGGGTCAGTGCCCCGGCCGAGGCGGCGCCGGCCCTGGCCGAGGCCGTCAGCGCCGCCGGCTACCAGGTGGCCGAGGCCGAGCACGACCTGGCCTTGTCCGGCATGAGCTGCGCCAGCTGTGCCGGGCGCATCGAAAAGGCCTTGCGCGCCGTTCCCGGCGTCCTCTCGGCCGAGGTCAATCTGGCCAGCGAGCGAGCCCGGGTAAAGACCCTGGCCGCGGTCGAGACCCAGACCCTGATCGGCGCAGTGGAAGCCGCAGGCTACGGCGCCCAGGATCGCCTCGCCGAAGCAGACGGCCCCGTCGCCCGTAAAGGGTTGCCCTGGGAGCCGCTGGAACTGGCCCTGGCGCTGCTGCTCGCCACACCCCTGGTTCTGCCCATGCTGCTGGCCCCCCTCGGCTGGCACCTGATGCCGCCCGCCTGGCTGCAATTCCTGCTCGCCACTCCCGTGCAGTTCCTGGTCGGTGCCCGCTTCTATCGCGGCGCCTGGCATGCCCTGCGCGCCCGCAGCGGCAACATGGACGTGCTGGTCGCCCTGGGGACCAGCGCCGCCTATGGCCTGAGTCTCTATCTCTGGCTGGTCAAGGACAGCCCCCATCTCTATTTCGAGACGGCGGCCATGGTCATCGCCCTGGTCCGCCTCGGCAAATACCTGGAAGCCCGCGCCAAGCGCCGTACCGGTGCCGCCCTGCGCGCCCTGGAAGCCCTGCGTCCCGAACAGGCCCGCCGCCTGGATGCCAACGGCAACGCAGAGGACGTTGCCCTCAACCGACTGCGCCTGGGTGATCGCCTGCAGATCCGCCCGGGCGAGCGCATCCCCGCCGATGGCCGCATCCGCCAGGGCGAAAGCCAGGTGGACGAAGCCCTGCTCACCGGTGAGAGCCGTCCCGTCGCCAAGGGCCCCGGCGACGAGGTAGTGGGTGGCGCCATCAATGGCGAAGGCAACCTGGAGATCGAAGTCACCGCCCTGGGCGGCGAATCCGTGCTGGCCGGCATTATCCGCCTTGTGGAAGACGCCCAGGCCACTAAGGCGCCCATCCAGCAGCTGGTGGACCGCATCAGCCGGATCTTCGTCCCGGTGGTGGTCAGCCTGGCCTTCGTCACGCTGCTCGGCTGGCTGCTGACTGGCCACAGCCTGGAAACCGCCCTGCTCGCCGCCGTCGCCGTACTGGTCATCGCCTGTCCCTGTGCCCTGGGCCTAGCCACGCCCGCCGCGCTGATGGCCGGTACCGGGGTGGCGGCGCGCCACGGCATCCTGATCAAGGACGCCGAGACACTGGAGCGCGCCCAGGGCGTGACCACCGTGGTCTTCGACAAGACCGGCACCCTCACCGCCGGCCAGCTGAGTCTGCGCCAGCTGGCCACCGCACCCGGCATCGAGGAGCGCGAACTGCTGAGCCTGGCCGGTAGCCTGCAAAGAGGCAGCGAGCATCCCCTAGCCGCCGCCGTGCTGGCGGCCTGTCGCGAACGCGGCCTGGACACCCCACCGGCCAGCGACGTCCGCGCCCTGCCCGGCCGTGGCCTCGCGGGCAGTTGGCAGATGCGCCCGCTGCTGCTGGGCAATGCCCGCCTGCTGGGCGAACAGGGCCAGGACGCCGGCGCCCTGGCCGAGACTGCCCGGGCCTGGGAAGACCAGGGCCTGACCCTGTCCTGGTTGCTGGAAACCGGTGTTCAATCACGGGTACTGGGGCTGCTGGCCTTTGGCGACGAGGTGCGCCCCGGCGCCGCCGCCGCCATCGCCCAACTGCGCGCGGACGGTATCGACAGCTGGCTGCTGACCGGCGACAACCGTGGCAGCGCCCGCCAGGTCGCGGCCACGCTCGGTATCGAGCACTGGGAGGCCGAGGTGCTGCCCGCCGACAAGGCCGCCGTGGTCGCTCGCCTGCAAGGCACCCGGGGCGGCGTCGCCATGGTCGGCGACGGCCTCAACGACGCTCCGGCGCTGGCCGCCGCCGAACTGGGCATCGCCATGGGCTCGGGCACTGCCGCTGCCCGCCATGCGGCCGGCATCACCCTCTTGCAGGAAGACCCGCGCCAGGTGGTGGCGGCGCTGGACATCGCCCGCCGCACCCAGCGCAAGATCCGCCAGAATCTGTTCTGGGCCTTCATCTACAATGTCATCGGCCTGCCGCTGGCGGCCCTGGGCCTGCTCGATCCGGTCTATGCCGGTACCGCCATGGCTTTTTCCAGCGTCAGCGTCCTGGCCAATGCCCTGTTGCTCGGCCGCTGGCGCCCGTCCGGAGACCACCCGTCATGA
- a CDS encoding heavy-metal-associated domain-containing protein, which yields MHVIKVIGMSCAHCVSAIEAAVLKVDSRARVEVDLQAGEVRIDSAELDAPFRSAIEQAGYTVAG from the coding sequence ATGCACGTCATCAAAGTGATAGGAATGAGTTGCGCCCATTGCGTGAGCGCCATTGAAGCCGCGGTTCTCAAGGTCGATTCCCGCGCCCGGGTGGAGGTGGACCTACAGGCGGGCGAGGTACGCATCGACAGTGCCGAGCTGGACGCGCCCTTCCGCTCGGCCATCGAGCAGGCGGGTTATACCGTCGCGGGCTGA